CAGCAGCTTCAGGTCATTCAGCCAGCTGCCTGCCAGCCACCACCCCAAACCTAGGTCTTCTGGTTCCaagtccagtgttctttctttctgGCACATCAAGCTTTTTTCCACCAACCATGAGAATATTCACTTGCCAGATTTGGGGAAGTTTCTTCCAACtgccagaaaaaaatgagagtggAAAGTGACTTGAACATCAGTCTTCCCACATGGCCAGTTTGCTACAAGTTGATTGACTGAGGCTTATGACAACAAAATTAGGTGACATGCTGCCCCTTTGGGAGCAGGGCCAGCCACTGATATGAGCAAGCACTGAGCAAAAAAAAGCAATTATCAGGCTGATATTGCTAGTGAACAATAACTTTTCTAATAGGATAGTGCTGTAGGGGTTCAAGTAGCATGATgattcaaatgaataaatgacccCAAAGCTATAGAATGAGCCCCAATCAGATGAATTTCTCTAACTTAAAAAGCTGTTCAACATGCTCCTTTTACATCCTGCAACACCACCCTAATTTGCTTTCCACCTTAGACACTAGAGATTTTCTCTATCTTACCCCCTGCTCCCCAATTCTTCAAACCATGCCACATAATAATCTAGCCTTAGAAAAGGGAAACATTCTTTGGCACTTTAATAACTTTTTCTAACATTCATACAAACTCACAACAAACAGGATACTGACCCCAGCCCTCCCCCCAAACTGATGAAAGAGAACTCAAATGAAGGATGCAAATTCCAAATAAAAACTTCTAATGTCTCAAGCAGAATGACACAGCAAATGCTACACAGTACGCAGAAGCCTGAGGGTAATGATGAAGTTGGTGCTCTGAAACGATCAGGGATCAAGACTAAACTTCTGCAGGTAATCTCCTTTTGTCCACCTCCAACTTCTGCTTTTACTTTTGTACCTAGATGAAGTTGTTGTTCCTAGAAGACCATCTGAGGCTTGTGACATTGAAGCAGTCATACAGGTAAATGTGAGCCCCACAGTTCACTGAAGGTTATCAAGGTAAGAACATGAGTTTTTTAAAGAATGGTGGTAAAACCATTTCTTGTCATGTTTGCAGCAATCAACAAGAAACTAGTTTAGAGTCAGAGGCATCTTTGTGAGCAGCAaccccttatcatataacatgGTGGCCAAGGAAAGCTGGTCCTCCACACTGTCACAGGGCAGGTCTCCCACTCTCACAAACTCTGGGTAGGAGCGGAGCAAGAGTTCCATGGCATCGGCTTGCTGGGGATATATCTCCAAGCACTTGGGCTCTTCCAGATGGTAAACACGAGAGTTTTCCACCGTATGATAGAGAAACAAACGGCCTCCCTCACCCACTAGTCGAGCTATCCCATCCTGAAGCATGTGCACTTCTGTTTCTGTAGTCACCTGGGCCCCCACGTTTACAGGTTCTCCAGCCTCCCAGCGAATGGGGAGCCCATAAACACTCAGTGCCCTCTCCCTATCAGTCAACACTGGGGGCAGAGAATCGTGGATGAAGTCTTTGGCTCGCTGGTCAGCCACAGCATCGACAGGGGCAAAGTGTCCCAAGCGGGTAACCAAGACCCTCACCTTCTCCATGAAAGCAGTTCTTCGTGGATCCTTAGAATCTGAATGCTGGGCTCCCATGTAATCCATGAAGTCTCGGGGCAGACCCCTACGAAActccacattttcttccattGCGGCCTGCACGGCCAGAGGCAGTACCGCCTCCAGGAAGTCGCCCCACGTATTGCGCTGGTATGTGGACACAGTGAGATGCAACGAGTGCACCCCATCCTGACATTCAGCTTGGTGAATGAAGCCCCGAGGAAAATAGAGCAAATCTCCAGGTTCCAGTATGGTCTGCAGCACCGGCTCACCGAGATCCTCCTGGCTGAAGTTGGGGCTGGATGTCAGGGCCAGTTCTTCAGTCGCGACCCGGGGTCTGTAGACACGCCAGAGTTTCCTGCCTTCCAGCTGCAGCACGAAGGCCTCGATGTCGTCGTAGTGGGGGGCAAAGCCCTGCGAGTTGGGAGGGGTGAGGTAAATGTTGGAGCCGGCCATACTTCCAAACTGCTCCTGGAGCACAGCCAAAAAATGCCACACGGTTGTGGAGAAAGCCTGAGGACAGAGGAGGCGCAGCGAGCAGCCGGCCTGGTACAGGGACCACGCGGCGGCGGGCAGGGCGCGGCCCGGCGGGTTCAGGGTCTCGCGCCGCCCGTGGATGTAGCGCGCGGCGTCCAGGTGCTGCCCGAACTGCACCTCCTCGTGGCGCAGTATCGAGTCCAGGTCGGCCGTAGAGAAAAGGCCCTGGTAGTAAGAGTGGTCCTGCCGCCGTACCAGCACCGCCTCCCGCTCCCATAGGCGCCGGTAGAAATGGTCCGGAGGCATGGGCGAGATGAGCCACTCGAAGAGGCGCGCCGCCCGCCTCCGGCTGCTGGAGATGCGGTTCAGCTCGGTCAGGACGCGTTGAAGCGGGGAGCCCCAGGGCAGCTCTCCGCCCGTGCCATCCACCTGCGGTCCCGACAGCGTCGCGGGGGCCACGGACGGTGGAGCGGCCGCCAAGTGCTGAGCTGTGCACAGCAGGGCAGAGGTCTCCACCACACGCGCGGGCGCAGCAGGCACCTCCACCAGGCGCGCGGGCGGGGTCTGCAGGGAGCGGCCCGCCGGCGGCGCCTCCAGTAGCTCTGCAGGCCCGAAGTGGCCATACGGCTCTCCCCGGGCCGCATCCGGGATGGCCGCCGCTGCGGCCGCCGCCTCACCAGACAGCGGGTCACCGGGATCGTCGCCTGTCGACTCCACCCGCGAGTCCCCCGAGTCCTCGCTCGGCAGCGTCTTGGCTCTCAGCGCCGCCATGCGAGATGCAACACTTCTCCTCAGCTGCCTTCGGATCTTCCTCGGCCTCAAGGGCAGGGTCAAGACCGACCCGCTATGTGACTGGGGCTGGCGCCGGCGCCTTAGGCGCCCTCGCCTCAGCAGCCCCGCACCAGCCCGTAGCCCATCCATGGTGGCGACCCTCCTCCTAGCGGAACCGGAGCAGGCGAGCACGGATTTCAAAGCAGGGAGCGACTGCAGTGTACTCTGGGAAGGGGGCGCGGCctccagcctctcctggcttgGCAACGCCCACCATTCTTCCACTCATGCCTCCCGCTCACCTTTTCAGCACACGGGTTCCGTTGGTTGAAATGTAGAGCTTCGCGCTAGCAAGGCAGAATCTCTGCCAAATTAACAAGGATTCATATTCAGAGGATAATTTAAGAATCAAGTTGCTCGTGACTCCAGGAGAAAGAAAGTTGGATGCTTAACTCTTCTTTCCTCTGGTCTCTGAATGTTGCAGTGTTCCCCGGGACACTCTCATTTTTGAACTGCAGGTTcccagcagcatcacctgggaataaGCACAGTTCTTGTTTTCAAGGAATGTCCTCAGGGAAAGATTCTACTCGAACCCTGGGTCTGCCCGCGTCTTCTCTGCTCTCAGGTAACTTCATTGATTGACGTCCTAAGTTCCTCCACCTCATTTCTCCGTTACAAATTCTCAGTCATTACTCTCTCTCTCAGAAAACAGTTATGAACTTCTCTACTTACATTCTTGTTATCTGCCCTTCCCTCTGGGATTTTATTTAATTAGCCATGACTTCTCTCTCTGAAATCTTCAATCTTTGCCTCCTCTGAATCTTAAATCCCAAAATGTGGGCCCCTCATTTAACAGGCAGTGTCATAGGGGTGAGGGTCTAATTGTGGAGAATAACATGGTCACTGTCTTCGTGTAACTACAGTTGCTTTGTacataaatatttcttgttttcatctgaaccatttaaaataaattcccaGGGGAGAAATTTCTGGGTCAGAGGGCAAGATAATTTTTGTGATTATTAACTAGGTTTTaccaaattgccctccaaaaGGGTTTACAACATTGCAAATTATTGTGAGTTTATTAGACCACAAGGCCTCTAGGGCCTTGTCTGTGGTTCTGTCTGATCCTTCAGAGCTTCCTCTTCCTTAGTCCGACTCCTATCCAGACACTTGCCAATGCTTTTAGATGCTACCCCTCCCTATGTCTCAGTGTCTCATATCCATCCTTTCTTTTCTATATCTCACATGGTCTATTATTGTGCTTTTCAACTGGGGTCTATTTTGCCTCCTAGAGGACAGTTGACagtgtctagagacatttttggttgttacaactgtgtgtgtgtgtttgaggggtgggagtgggggatggtTCTCCTAGCATCTAGCAaggagaggccagagatgctactaaatatcctacaatgcatagAACAGCCCACCCCACACACAACAAAGGATTTTCCTACCCCAAATGTCAATATTGCTAAAGTTGAAAAACGCTGGTCTGTTAGAAATAGGCTTGCATCTAGTCTCTTTACTTTTAATCTGACCCTATGCCAATTTATACTACACATGGCTACAAGGTTAATTTTATCAAGTTGTGGCCCCAAACATGTCATCACCCTTCTCAGAACCCATCCATGAGCTCCATTGCCCAATCTTAGATCCTCAACTAGGTACTGAAGGCACATGATGTTAGAGGCTTACCCAGCATAACTCACCTTAACTCTATTTCTACAAGCTAGACTATTTGCCATTCCTTGCTTATATTCGCTTCCTTGTGTTTATTCATACTGTTCCCTCTCAATGTTGTCTTCCAATCATTTTTTTaggcaattcttttttttttcactttttaatcactttttattgtagaatgtaacatatatacgtagaagtgataactttccaagtgcaatttaacaagtagagagcaaatttcaaagaatattacaggttatagtgctacagtttcagttatttccttatttttgtgaaaactataaaatctATTTCACATTCCAACTCCTCCCTCAAAGTCTCTTCGGATCTTCCCAATCACAAGAGAGTCTTGACCCCTTCACATGAATTTAACACTTTCTGCTTTGAGTCAGATTTATGTACCTGTCAAAATCCTTCCACCAAACAGTAAACTCCCTTGATGCAAGGACTTCCTTATGCCTTTTTCTGTCCTCTCTTGCATTTAGCAAACCACCTTTCACACAGAAAGTGCCCAGGAAGTGCATGTGGGAAGCAAGCCAACTAGAATTGAGTCTACCACTCAGCTGTGGCATTAACTCAGGCAAGTTACCTTCTCAGGCCTAAgttatctcatctgtaaaataggggcaGTAATTAAACCTACttcttcatagggttgttgtaaggataaaAGACTGCATGCAAGACGCTTAGCACAGACCTGGTACAGAGTAGGCACTTAAAAatggtagctataataatattgtATTATTAAGGAGCAAACCCTAGCTGTGAGGAATGATGAAGAGAAGGGGGCAGTGCAGAGAAGTTCTTCAGTTGGACCCATCCAATTGAAATGGGAAATGGAGAATTTaagattatttattatttttgcatatgcCCTATGGAAGCTTAAGAAAGTCAGGAGGGACCATACCAGACACGGTCATAGTGTGAGGTTGTACAGATAGCACTTTGTACAAAAGTACGTGGCCTGGGATCAGAGTGGGGGCCAAAATCAATATTCTCCTAGCCCTGTGCTCTGGTGTAAGCCTCCTGTGTCTGGAGAAAGTGGCAGCAGGAGGAGGGGCTCTCTTCCTAATTGACACAAAGGCAGTGTGTGCTGACAAGACCTTGATATGTGATCCCTTGGAGAAATGTTGTAGAAGAATTTTATCACTAGGAGTTTTAATTGCCTTTTCAGAGAGTGGTTTTCAGTACACAATGGACACATCCTGCTGTGAACTGGGGATGAGTTGCGCCTGTCTGCCTGCAAAGCTGAATATGTTCAGCTACAAGAGGGCTGTAGGTTTATTTTTTCCGCATCCTGAACAAATATCTCCTCTTCCCAATCTTTCCTGTGACCTCATccgtttctttttttaacatattttgtcATTTCCTCAAATAAAGAGGCCTGTTGGGTTCTCTGTCCTCTAGTTTCCCTGTGACTGGGAGAAACCTTTTGGTGTCTGATTTATCTTTAATTTCATCACTTTTCCCATGGTTCTGCTTCATTCTCACTACAGAAGCAGCTATTAATAATCATTTTTAGATACATAATTTAATGACATGGAATAATATCCTTAATATgtctttttgtttcaattttattgagatatattcacataccacatgaACCATCCAgaatacaatcactggttcacagtgttgtgcatacatccccatgatcaattttagaacattttcattactgcagagcagcaataagaataaaaaataaaacccaaatcctcctagATTCCTTAgtccccctattgttgacccatagtattgttGTAATaaacttgttactgttgatgaaagaatacttaATATGTCTTTGACTGGGcaaaaaagcagacaaaaatatATTACAGTAGGATCCCATTTGGgggatatatatgtgtgtgttggtgtttatgtatatctatctatcttatctatctatAGCCattatctatctgtatctatatctatctatctatatatatctatctatatctatctatatctatgtctatatctatatgtaCGTCTATCCATATATCCATCCATACTATTGAAAAAGTTTGAGAATCTTTACACCACAATAATTAATTCTGGATGGTAGGATTTCagattatgtttattttcttctttttgcttatttgtatGTTCTGTTTTCTACATTGAACATATATCACTTGTGTAATTAagaaacacaattttttaaacaaacaaacattccTTTCCTTAACTAACTTGCCTCATTTTTCCCGATCTTTACTCAGGGCTTACCTTGCTTTTctgtgtggtatttttttttttaaatcgatatgatttctttttgtttttttacatcaAAGAAGTTTGACATTAGATTATAGAATTTAATAATTGTTCTTCATAGAAGCTGCTATAGAAAAGTTTGAGCCAATCTCATGTTTAAGTCTACATGGAATGATTTGAAGTCTATCAGGAAAGTG
The Choloepus didactylus isolate mChoDid1 chromosome 4, mChoDid1.pri, whole genome shotgun sequence DNA segment above includes these coding regions:
- the RIOX1 gene encoding ribosomal oxygenase 1 is translated as MDGLRAGAGLLRRGRLRRRRQPQSHSGSVLTLPLRPRKIRRQLRRSVASRMAALRAKTLPSEDSGDSRVESTGDDPGDPLSGEAAAAAAAIPDAARGEPYGHFGPAELLEAPPAGRSLQTPPARLVEVPAAPARVVETSALLCTAQHLAAAPPSVAPATLSGPQVDGTGGELPWGSPLQRVLTELNRISSSRRRAARLFEWLISPMPPDHFYRRLWEREAVLVRRQDHSYYQGLFSTADLDSILRHEEVQFGQHLDAARYIHGRRETLNPPGRALPAAAWSLYQAGCSLRLLCPQAFSTTVWHFLAVLQEQFGSMAGSNIYLTPPNSQGFAPHYDDIEAFVLQLEGRKLWRVYRPRVATEELALTSSPNFSQEDLGEPVLQTILEPGDLLYFPRGFIHQAECQDGVHSLHLTVSTYQRNTWGDFLEAVLPLAVQAAMEENVEFRRGLPRDFMDYMGAQHSDSKDPRRTAFMEKVRVLVTRLGHFAPVDAVADQRAKDFIHDSLPPVLTDRERALSVYGLPIRWEAGEPVNVGAQVTTETEVHMLQDGIARLVGEGGRLFLYHTVENSRVYHLEEPKCLEIYPQQADAMELLLRSYPEFVRVGDLPCDSVEDQLSLATMLYDKGLLLTKMPLTLN